GAACGACCGCTCGCTGCGCGATATCGTCACCTCGCTGGGTGGCGTCGCTAACGGTGCGCCCCGCCAGGGCGGCTTCGACATCACGGTGGCTTCCGAAGTGATGGCAATTTTATGCCTGTCCAAGGACCTGACCGACCTGCAGCGCCGTCTTGGTAATATCATCGTCGGCTATTCGCGGGAACGTAAACCCGTTACCGCTAAGGATTTGAAGGCGTCAGGGGCGATGTCGGCACTGCTCAAGGATGCCATCAAGCCGAACCTGGTGCAAACCATGGAAAACAACCCGGCATTCATTCACGGCGGGCCGTTCGCCAACATCGCCCATGGCTGTAACACCATCATGGCGACACAGACGGCCTTGAAACTGGGTGAGTACGTGGTCACAGAGGCGGGCTTCGGTGCCGATCTGGGAGCCGAGAAATTCTTCGATATCAAATGCCGCAAGGCCGGCCTGAAGCCTGATCTTGTCGTTCTGGTGGCAACCATAAGGGCCTTGAAGATGCACGGCGGCGTTAAGAAAACAGATCTGAAGGCGGAAAATTTGGAAGCCCTGGAGGCAGGCTTCGTCAATTTGGAAAGGCACGTCTCGAATATTTCGCACTTCGGCATGAAAACCGTTGTCGCCATCAATAAATTTTCCTCTGACACGGCGGCGGAAGTTGAAATGGTCAAACAGAAATGCGCCGAACTGGGAGTCGAAGCCGTCGAATCCGATCACTGGGGCAACGGTGGCGCCGGGGCCGAAGATCTGGCCCGGGCGGTTGTCGCCAAAATCGAGAAGGCGGAATCAAATTTCCATCCCCTGTATCCCGATGAAATGACCCTGTGGAACAAAATTCGCACCATCGCCACGTCCCTTTACGGGGCCGAAGACATCATCGCCGACAAGAAAATTCGCGAACAGATCAATGGTCTGCAAAAGGATTACGGGCATTTCCCGATCTGTATCGCCAAGACCCAATACAGTTTTTCGACCGATCCCGATTTATATGGCGCGCCAACCGGCCACGCTGTGCCAATCCGCGAGGTTCGGCTTTCGGGCGGGGCGGAATTCCTGGTCGTCGTCTGCGGCGATATCATGACCATGCCGGGCTTGCCACGTGTTCCCGCAGCGACCAACATTCACATCGACAAGGATGGCCTTATCGCCGGACTTTTCTAGTTCCCGAACAACCCGCCCAGGCTTTTGCCGATGCTTTCAAGCGGGTTGTCGCTTTTCTTTTCGGTTGGCGCGGGTGGGGGCGCACTGCCTGACTGGGATTTAGGGGCTTCGGCAGTTTTCATAGCGCCCGGGACAACCTTCTTTCCGGCAAGGGCAGGGGTGCAGTAGTCGGTGTTGTCGGTTTGGGCAACGGTCTCCTTGGCTACTTTTTCGACCAGCAGGGATAATCCCAGGGTGGCGATAGCAGCCCCTGTGCGGGCCGCTCCGGCGACCACATTGCCGGCAGCCCCTGCCATGTCCACATGCCAGTCGGGTTTGGCGAAGGTGCCGGAAATATCAACCGGAACCATGGCCACCGTCGCCAGATTGGCTTTCTTTGAACGTGGATCAACGCGCAGTTTCAGGGTTTCATTAGCCAGATTGGCGCTGCCTGAACCGATAACGGAAATACCACCGGTTTCAAAAACAATGGCGTGTGCGCCAGCCATTCCCTTGTTGATGTTGAACTGAACCACAGCACAACGGATCGCCTTGTCGTCCTGGCTGTCAAAAACATTGAGCATGTCGGTGGAGATAATGTTGAGCGCACCGCTCTCAAGCCTGCCATCCTTGACCTGAACACGGGTTTTGCCGTTCAGACCGGCCATCAATTGACGGACCGACAGGCCGGAACCGGAAACATCGACATTCACATCAACCTTGCCCGTGGCCATGTCGCCAAGGCCCTGCTGGACAAGGATTTGCCCGTAGTCGATCTGTTTGCCACTGATTTTTGCTTTCAGGGCCGCCGTTGCCCGGGAGGCATCGAGCAGCACGTTGGCGTTAATCCTGCCACCGGCAACAACCGCGCCCAAGGGGTCAACACTCAGGCGGCCGTTCTTCAAGCTCAATTTTAGCGTGACGTTGGTGATATCCATGCCCTGAACGATCACCTTGGCGGCATCGAAGGCGACTTTCGCATCTGCGGCCTTAAGGCCATCCAGCGGCAACGGATCGCCCGGGAAAACCCTTCCGTCACTGGCTTTTGTCGGTGCAGGCGCCGCCGGTTTGTCTGATTTGGGCAGCAGTTCATCAAGATTCAGGGTATCGGTTTTTAGCGCCACATCGACAGCCGGGCGGGCACCGCCCAGATCAGCCGCAACCCTGCCTGTCAGCGCAAGCGGACCAAGGGAAAGGTCAAGGTCAGCCAGGGAAATTTTAGTCGGTCCATCCAGTTTCAGCTGTGAGTTGATTTTGAAGGCTCCCTTTATGGGCAGGTCCATGCCCTTAAGGCTGGGTTCCAGCGCCGCCGCTGCGGCCAGGGTTTCATCGAGAGAACCACCGCTGACGCTTAGTTTCAGATCGGCCATGGGTGCGCCATCCGGTGCGCCAAGTTTGCCTTCAAGGCCAATGGCGACTTTAAGGGCGGCAATGTCGAGCTTGACCGGGAACATACCGCCACCACCGATGGCGCCAATGGAACCCAGCTGACCGTCGACGCTAAAGGCCTGATTGTTGATATTTCCTTTAACCATCAGATCGCGGGGGGCGCTCAAACCGCCCGATTTCAAATCGACGGTGTCCAGCTTAAGGGCGTATTGCTGTCCTGCCTGGGCGTCCTTGTAGGTAACGGTGACATCTTTAATGCTGACGCTGTTTACCACCGGCAAAACAACGTCGCCCTCACTTGGGGCCGTCGGGGCTTTTGTCGCCGGCGCTCCGAAATCCCAGTTGGCTTTGCCGGACTTGTCCTTTTCCGCCAAAAGCTCAACCCCTTGCAGGGTCACCTGATTGATTTTTATTTCACCCGACAGCAGTGGCATCAGCGACATTTCGGCGGCGAAATGCTTGATCGAAACCATGTTGGGACTTGATCCCCAGGGGGCGTTGGCAAAGCTGACGCCATCGACAGAAATACTGGGAGTCAGCGAAATGGAAAGGTCCAGATCCCCGGCGATGGTCAAATCACGCCCGGTCGCGGCCTTGGCCTGTTCGGCAATCACACCCTTGTATTGATTGAAATCGATTGATTTGATGATGGCGACCCCGGCGATGACGAGGGCGATTAACAACACGCCAATGGCGGATAAGATCTTTATGGCCTTGCTCATGGGGGTCCTCCGAACATTTTTTTTATTTCACAATTATTATAGGCCCGAAATGTAGGGGAATCCACATGCCGGATTCAGGGCGTGTAGCTAATCCTGTAAATCACCCCCTGCCGGTCATCGGAAATCAGCAGGGAACCGTCAGGCAATTCATTGATATCGACCGGCCGTCCCCATGCTAGCAACCCTTCGGTGAAAGGCTCCCACGATTGGGCCCGGCCCTTTTCATCAAAGCGCACCCGGGCCACCCGGTAGCCATCTGGAATGGACCTGTTCCATGATCCGTGATGGGCGACGAAGGCATCACCGCGCATGTCCGCTGGAAACATCCCGCCTTTGTAGAAGTGCAAACCCAATGGTGCGACATGGGCGCTAAAGGTTAAATCCGGCTGGACGGCGCTCGCCGGGGGGGCTTGGTTGGAAAATTCATCGGTGCGGGCATCACCGCCACCGAAAAACGGATAACCGAAGTGAAGGCCTGCTTTCTCTGCCCGGTTCAATTCTTCGGGGGGCAGGTCGTCACCCATTTGATCCGCACCATTGTCGGTGAAATGAAGGGCTCCGCTTAGGGGGTGAAAATCCATGCCGACTGAATTGCGAATACCGCGTGCGAAAATGGCCGGGTCTGAGCCATCGGGGTTCATGCGGATAATGACTCCCTGATTGCCTTCAGGCATGCAGATATTACAGGGCGAACCGGCGCTCACATAAAGCTTGCCATCGGGACCGAAGGCAAGGTCACGGCGACCATGCCAGCCACTATCGGTCAGGTCGTCGAAAATAGTTTCTGGGCGGGCTTTGCTGAGCGCTTGCAGGCTGTCGCCCCGGTAGCGGCTGATCCGGTGCTGCTCGCCCACATACAAATAACCATCCCGCCAGGCGACCCCGTGGGGAACCGTGAGACCGGCCTTTAAAAGCAGGGTCTTGCCGGCTTTTTCACCGGCAAAGGGAATGCCGTAGACGGCGTGATCCGTGGAACCGGCAAAAACCGTCTTTAGTTCAGTTGAAACCGTGATCGCACGGACACCGGGGGCGCTTGCGAATATTTCAATGGAGAATCCCGGTGGCAGGCGAACCTCGCTCAAGCGATCATTTGTACCTGCGCAAGCCGTCGAACTGATGAGCGCCAGGCCAAACAAGCCACCAATCAATCTTTGCAGGAATTTACCACCCATAATCATTAACCTTGGTATTATCACCCATTCGGATAAAAATGATCTGATTCCAGAAAAAATATAAAGGATTACGGGTTGAACCGGAAGCTAAGACGCCAACAAGCAAAAATGAACAAGAAGGCCGGGGGTGCGGATAGCCAGGAGGTCGCGCGGCTGCTTGAACAGGGGTTCGGACAGCATCAAACGGGAAACCTGGACGAGGCTGAAGACCTGTACCATAAAATTCTCGAGCTTGATCCGGGTCATGCCGAAGCAAACCATCTGCTCGGCGTCATCGCCCTTGATAAGGCCGATTACCCGACAGCCTGCACGTTGATGGAAAAGGCTGTCCTGACAAACCCCAAGCATTTCATTGCCCATAATAATCTGGGCAACGCCCGCACGGCCCTGGGCGATCTTGGTCAAGCTGGGAAATGTTACCGCAAGGCGCTGAAATTCAAGCCCGATTATGCCATGGCTCACAACAACCTGGGCAATGTGTTGAAACAGACGGAGGACTATGTGGAGGCAGAAAAGCATTACCTCCGCGCGGTCTCTCTGGATGGCGACTATAGCGAGGCCCTGTCGGGTCTTGGTGCTGTGCAGCTGGAATTAGGCAAGGTAGAGGAAGCCGAACAAAACTGCCTTCGCGCCCTGCAGATCAATCCTGATTTTGGCGAGGCACACAGCAATCTGGGTAACGTGCTGGCGGAAAAGGGCGCTTATACAGAAGCGATAAGCCATCATCGCCGCGCTGTTGATTTTAGCCCGGGGAATGCCGGGGTCCTGAACGATCTGGGTAATGTCCTCAAAGACAGCCAGCAATTCGAGGAAGCCCGCGACATCTACAGCCAGGCCATCGCCATCGATCCGGAAGACGCCAAAGCCAACTATAACCTGGCCATGGCCCACATGACCGATGGCGACCTGCTTGAGGGCTTCAAGGGTTTTGAGTGGCGCTGGAAAGTAGCGGGCATGGTCGAAAACCGCGATTTCCCCGGCGAAGAATGGAACGGTGAACCGTTGGACGGACGCACCATCCTTATTCATGCCGAACAGGGATTGGGTGACAGCATCCAGTTTTGCCGCTATCTGCCGTTGCTGGTAGCAAGCGGTGCCAAGGTGGTGTTCGAGTGCCAACCGGCGCTGGTTGATCTTGTTTCAAACATGGGCGAGAACATCACCGTCTTCGCCCACGGCGAAACACCGCCTCCCTATGATCTGATCCACGCGCCCTTGCTAAGCCTGCCGCGGCTTCTTGGCACGACCCTGCAAACGGTTCCAGCGGATCATCCCTACCTTCAGGCGGACGCGACTTTAAGCGCCGGGTGGGAAGGGCGCTTAAGCCAGTATAGTGGCCCGAAAATCGGCCTGATCTGGCGCGGCGGTGCGGCCCACCTGAACGATCGCAACCGTTCGGCCCCGTTAGCCCTGTTCGATTCCTGTTTAAATGTGCCGGGGGTTAACTTTTTTAGCCTTCAAAAAGATCGCCCGAAAGAAGACAATAATCTGCCCGAGCGGTTTATCGATCTGGGTAAGGATTTTGACAGTTTTTCTGACACGGCGGCGGCCCTGAAAAATCTCGATCTGGTGATTTCCGTCGATACCGCCGTCGCCCATTTGGCGGGTGCCGTCGGCTCACCGGTGTGGACGCTGCTGGCTTACCCCAGCGACTGGCGCTGGTTGGTGGAACGCGAGGACACGCCCTGGTATCCGACCATGCGGCTGATGCGAAAAGAAGCAGGACAAGATTGGCAGGCCCTTTTGGAGAGGGTCGCAACAGACATTAAAAACATGGAATGGACTTGAAACCATGACCGATAAAATTGACCAAGCGGCACTCGACTACCACGAATACCCAAAGCCCGGAAAGCTTGAGGTCGTTGCCACCAAACCACTGGCAACCCAGCGCGACCTAGCCCTTGCCTATTCCCCGGGAGTCGCTGCGGCGTGCCGGGAAATTGTCGAAAACCCGGCCGATGTCTCCCGCTATACGGCTCGTGGAAATCTGGTTGGCGTTATCAGCAACGGCACCGCCGTGCTGGGGCTCGGGGCGATTGGTCCACTCGCCTCCAAGCCGGTAATGGAAGGCAAGGCGGTGCTGTTCAAGAAATTCGCCGGCATCGATGTTTTTGATATCGAAATTGACGAGACCGACCCCCAGAAGATGATCGACATCATCGCCAGTCTGGAGCCGACTTTCGGGGCGATCAATCTTGAAGATATCAAAGCGCCTGAATGTTTCACCGTCGAGACCGAACTGCGCAAGCGCATGAACATTCCGGTTTTTCACGACGATCAACATGGAACCGCCATTGTTTCGGGCGCCGCCATCTTTAACGGCCTGCGCGTTGTCGGTAAGGAATTCGCCGATGTGAAACTGGTTTCGACCGGTGGCGGGGCCGCCGGTATCGCCTGTCTTAACTTGCTTGTGTCCATGGGCCTCAAGCCTGAAAACATCACCCTGGTTGACCGCATCGGCGTTGTTTACAAGGGTCGCAAAAAGGAAATGGATCCGCAGAAAGACCGCTACGCCATTGAGACCAAGGCGCGCACCCTTGATGACGTTATCGACGGGGCAGATATTTTCCTTGGCCTTTCCGCACCCGGCGTGCTGACCAAGGATATGGTCGGGCGGATGGCTGACAAACCCATCATCATGGCGCTTGCCAACCCGGAACCGGAAATCACCCCCGATGACGTGAAAGCCGTCAGGTCGGACGCGGTCATCGCCACCGGCCGTTCGGACTTCCCCAACCAGGTCAACAACGTGTTGTGCTTCCCGTTTATTTTCCGCGGTGCGCTCGATGTCGGGGCGACGACCATTAACGAGGAAATGAAAGTCGCCTGCGTCAAGGCGATCGCCAATCTGGCCATGGCGGAATCATCGGACGTTGTCGCCAGCGCCTATAGCGGCGAGGATTTGATGTTCGGCCCCGAATACCTGATCCCCAAACCCTTTGACCCGCGACTGATCATCGAAATCGCCCCGGCCATCGCAAAGGCGGCCATGGACAGCGGCGTCGCGACCCGGCCAATTGAGGATTTCGACGCATACTATGAAAAACTCAACCGCTTCGTTTTCCGTTCCGGCATGTTGATGAAGCCGGTGTTCGAGCGGGCCAAGCGCCATCCCAAACGTCTGGTCTATACCGAAGGCGAAAGCAGGCGTGTGCTGCGCGCCGTACAGGTCGTCGTCGACGAAGGACTGGCCCGACCGATCCTGATCGGCAGGCCCGATGTCATCGACAGCCGTATCGAGAAGCTGGGTCTTAGGCTGAAAGCGGAGCGGGACTTTGATCTTTGTAACCCGGAAGCTGATCCGCGCTACGAGGACTATTGGCGGACTTTCCATAAAATCATGGAGCGAAAGGGCGTCTCGCCCGATGCGGCGCGGACCATTGTTCGCACCAACACCACCGTCATCGCCGCCCTGATGGTTTACCGGGGCGAGGCCGACACCATGATCTGTGGCACCTACGGCCAGTACACCTGGCATTTGGAATACATTCTTAATGTGCTGGGGCTGGCCGAAGGGGTGCAGGATGTTTCGGCCCTCAGCACGCTTATTCTGCCGAGCGGCACCTTCTTCTTCTGCGACACCCATATCACCCGCGATCCCAACGTCGATGAACTGGTGGAAATGACCGAAATGGCCTGCGACGGCGTCAAACGTTTTGGCGAAGTGCCCAAGGTGGCGCTGTTGTCCCATTCCAACTTTGGTTCCGCTCGCTCCAAATCGGCCGAAAAAATGGCAGAGGCGGCGAGAATCCTGCGCGAGAAGCTGCCTGATCTGGAAATCGAAGGCGAAATGCATGCCGACAGCGCTTTAAACGAGGAATTGCGGCTGCGCATCTTTCCGGGCAGCCGCCTGACCGGTCAGGCCAACCTGCTGATCTTCCCAACCCTGGACGCCGCCAACGCCGCCTTCAATCTGGTCAAGGCGCTGGGCAAGGGCATCTCGGTCGGCCCGATTCTGCTGGGTGCGGCCAAACCGGTGCACATCCTGACCCCGTCAGTAACGGTCCGCGGCATCGTCAACATGAGCGCGGTAGCCGTGGTTGACGCGCATATTGCGAGTAAGGAAGCGGAGGAGGGTTAGGGGGGCAACACACCCACCAATCTCATCGACAAATACAACGTCACCCCGGACTTGATCCGGGGTCCAGTTTTTTTTTAACGTTGAGTGTTACTGGGATTACAGCGTTTTCCCGAAATTAGTTTCATCATAATTCGCTAGTCAAGCGAGCTTTGTTTATGAGCGAGGACTCCTAATCCAACGTCATGTCTAGTGAATTATTTTTAATGTTCACCTTAGGTTCTTATTAACAGTATCCGTTGATGCATGATATATTTGATGAACAGTACGACTCGCTTTGCATAAAAGGCAAATCAAACTCTCCACAGCTTGTGAATAAATTCAGGCTGGAGAGGAGGTCAGCGTGGGTTGTATAATTTGAGATAGATTCGTGACGTAGCTCAAATGGATAGAGCACCCGCTTTCGACGTCTCGTAGTTCCTATGCAGTTCTACTTTAGGGGCGGGAGGTTGCAGGTTCAAGTCCTGTCGTTGCGCCCATTTTTCCCCTAATGCTTCAGTTCCATCATTGTTGATCTATTTGCTGGCGCTGGAGGGCTCACCATATAAGGAAATTAAATGTCTCAATGGCAAACAGTAGTCGCTATCTATGCTGCCATCGTTGCAACTGGTGCCCTTGCCCTTGAGGTCCGTCGATGGGTTGAGGGGAGAGCGAGGGTTTTTGTCTCTGTTTCACCAGGAATGATTCTGGCTGGAAATGGAGAAATAAATGAAGACAAAAGGTATCTAGTCGTAACAGCGGTCAATCGTGGGAGCTTACCGACAACAGTCACACACATGGTTTTGCTTGAATACAAATCCTTTTGGCACCGATGGCGTGAAAAATCCAGTAGCGCTGCATTGGTTACAAATCCGGTGCTTTCTGGATATCCTCAAAACCTTCCCAGAGAGCTACCTCCGGGTAGCGAGTGGAAAGGTATTGGTAACCATGATAAAAGTCTTGAGGAATGGATAGCGACAGGAAAGCTATACGCAGGAGTCTACTGCACCCACTCGGACCGCCCAATTCTGGAAAAGGTTCGAAAAGCAACAATTAAGGAAAATGTTTCCTAACAAACCTTAGGAACATGAATAAGAGTTGCGGTGAAACCTAAACAAATACCGCCCCCACTTCTCTGTCATTCCGGACTTGATCCGGAATCCAGTTCTTCACTTTTCATAAAAGCTTATAGAGCCACCGTAATTGTGACTTGATCTACGGTGATACCATAAGCCTCGGCCACTTCAGCTTTAGCATTTGCAACAACTTCCGCAGGAACTTTAATTTCCGCATTGGCTAGTCCCTCAGTTGTGGCAACTCCTCTTCGCTTCAAATCAATAGTATCTATGTGATATTTCTCCCACTTTTCGCCTACATAGGCGCACGCGAGATTTTCTTTGACAGGGCGAAAATAACACACGCGCATATCATTACCTTTTGTGTCCGGGTGGGCTTTAACCCAGATCGCATGTGCCTTCTGGTAATGATTCACAACATCAATTTTGGGAACATCATAGAGTTCAATCTTGTGTGAGTTAAGCATGAGCATGGCACATAAAACGCGAGAAACATCATCTCCCATACCTATCAACTCGGCATCGGCGTCGAAGCCTCTTGCCGAGGTTATCATTGACCCTCTTATCGATGCCTTGAGGTTTGCGTATTCGCCGTTTGGCAGTTCAACCACCCAACGCTGACCTGAGCCAATTCTAACAAGGGGAGTGCCTTTATCAGTAAAATAATCAAAAACGGCATCACGAAGATTTTGAGTTTTGTATTTCATCTTATGCCTCCGTAGGAATTGTATACTTGTTTTAATTCTTGCAAAAAATTCACTAGTTGTCAATTACCCATTTAAATTATAGTGAATGAGTAAATGATGGGTAAATTACATGTGTTATCAAAAATGATGCCAGAATCAAGAACTGGATTTCGGATCAAGTCCGGAATGACGACAGTTTGCAAAAATTCGGAATGACGAAAGTTGTTAGCAGGTTGTATGGTTTTGCCGGGAAGGCAGCGAGAGGATTGGGTGTCGCGTTTTGGATGCCCCCTAAACAACACCCCCAGCCGCAAAGCCCGACGCCCAGGCCCATTGGAAGTTGAAGCCGCCCAAGTGGCCGGTTACGTCTGTGACTTCGCCGATGAAGTACAGGCCTTCGACTTTTTTGGCCTCGAAGGTTTTTGATGACAGCTCTTTGGTATCGACGCCGCCGACGGTGACTTCGGCGGTGCGGTAGCCTTCACTGCCTTTTGGCTTCACCCGCCAGTCATTGATGGTTTGGGCCAGCCTCGCCAGTTTTTTGTCAGGGATATCGGCGAGGCGTTGTTGCTGGTCATAATCTCCGCTCATTGCGCGGGCCAGGCGTTTGGGCAGGATGTCGGCCAGCACGCTGGTCGGGGCCTGTTTGGGTTGGCTCTGTTTGGCGTCTTTAAGATACGCGAACACATCGACGCCCGGGGCAAGGTCTATGGCGATTTCCTGACCTTTCAACCAGTAGGAGGAGATTTGCAGGATCGCCGGGCCGCTGAGGCCCCGGTGGGTGAACAGCAGCGCTTCCTTGAAGCGAACCTTGCCGCAACTGACCTCCACGTCTTGCGAGACACCGGCCAGTTTTTTCATGGCCTGGCAGAGATCATCATCAAAAGTCAGGCCGACCAGACCGGCACGGGGCTGAATGACGCCCAGGCCAAATTGGCGGGCGATTTCGTAACCAAAACCGGTTGCGCCTATTTTCGGAATGCTGGGGCCGCCGCAAGCGACCACCAGCGAGGCGCACCCGTAAGCGCCACGATCCGTATCAAGATGAAATCCGTCTGCTTTTTTGGTGACGCCGCCGATGGAGGTGGCGCTCTGGATGGTGACACCGGCTTCGTCCGATTCGGCCAGCAACATGTCGATGATTTGTGTCGCGGAGCCATCACAGAAAAGTTGGCCCAGGGTTTTCTCGTGCCAGGCGATGCCGTGCGCATCAACCAGCGCGATAAAGTCTGCGGGGGTATAGCGGCTGAGAGCGGAAACACAAAAGTGCTGGTTTTCAGAGAGGAAATTTTCAGGACCCACATGCATATTGGTGAAGTTGCAGCGGCCGCCACCGGAAATACGGATTTTCTCGGCCACTTTTTGGGCGTGGTCGAGCACCAGCACATTGCGTCCGCGTTTTCCCGCTTCCACGGCGCACATCAGGCCCGCGGCCCCAGCGCCGATGATAATGACGTCATACTTTTTCAAAATGCTTCCCTTTCGGGTTCTTATATCGCATGCGGCATGTCGAAAAAACCTTGTTTAAGGTGGGCTCGCCGTGTCACCGTTTCGCCTTCGCTTGGCAGGAGTAACAAAAGTCATGACCACCCGTTACGACGCAATCATTATTGGCGCCGGTATTATCGGTAGCTGTATGGCTTTCGAGATGGCGAAGAAGGGCTGGAAGACCTTGAACGTTGACCGTTTGCCAGCCGCCGGTTACGGCTCGACCAGTTTCTCATGCGCCATCATTCGCACCCATTATTCAACACTGGATGGCACCGCGCTTGCTTACGAGAACTATTTCCACTGGCTCGACTGGGCCGGGTATCTGGGGGCACCTGACGAGTTGGGCCACGCCGAATTCCGTCACAGTGGCTGTTTGGTCATGAAGACGCCGAAGAACGGTGGCCTGAAGCATATGATCGAGCACATGAAAGTTCTCGACATTCCGTGGCAGGACTGGAGCCCTGAGGACATTCTGAACAAATTGCCGTTCATGGACCTTGCCAACTACAGCCCGCCCAAACTACCGACCGATCCGGCCTTTGCCGAACCGACAGGCGGCAGTATCGAAGGCGGCATCTTCTTTCCTTGTGCGGGTTACATGAATGACCCGCAGTTGAGCACCCACAACGCCCAGCGGGCAGCCGAGGCGCATGGTGCGGAATTCCGCTTCAATGCTGATGTGACCGCCATTCGTCAGGACAAGGGCCGGGTGCAGGGTATCACTCTTGCTGATGGCAGCGAAATCGATGCGCCGGTGGTTGTCAACGTGGCCGGACCTCACTCATCGAAAATCAACGAAATGGCCGGGGTCGCGGACAAGATGGCCCTGACCACCCGGGCCCTGCGGGAAGAGGTCGCGTATATTCCGGGCCCCGCCGGTTTCGATATTGAAAAGGACGGGTTGATCACCTCTGACAGCGATGTTGGCAGTTACAGCCGCCCGGAAGTTGGTAACCGTATCCTCGTGGGCAGTGAAAATCCTGAATGCGATCTCGAAGAATGGGTCGATGCGGATAATTATTCCACCGACCCAACCGACCAGATGCGCTATCAGGTCATGCGACTGGCGCAACGGATGCCGACCCTTGGAATTCCCGAACACCCGACAGGCGTGGTTTCGCTTTATGACGTCACCCCGGACTGGATACCCATTTACGACAAGACCGATCTGGATGGCTTCTATCTGTCCATTGGCTCAAGCGGTAACCAGTACAAGAACGCACCGGTCGCAGGGAAAATGATGACGGCGCTAATCGAGGCTTGTGAAAAGGGCCAGGATCACGACACTGATCCGGTTATCTATACCCTGGAGCGCATGGAGCGACCGCTCGACGTCGGCTTTTTCTCGCGTAACAGGGCGATCAACGAGGACAGCAGTTTTTCCGTCCTCGGTTGATCCTACCTTACCGGGTGGCGATCATTTTATTGAAAACGGTTAGGGTGCTGGCGAATTCTCCATATTAGGGAATAGGGGCGGGGGCCTTTTTCACATTTTGATGTG
Above is a genomic segment from Rhodospirillaceae bacterium containing:
- a CDS encoding tetratricopeptide repeat protein; its protein translation is MNKKAGGADSQEVARLLEQGFGQHQTGNLDEAEDLYHKILELDPGHAEANHLLGVIALDKADYPTACTLMEKAVLTNPKHFIAHNNLGNARTALGDLGQAGKCYRKALKFKPDYAMAHNNLGNVLKQTEDYVEAEKHYLRAVSLDGDYSEALSGLGAVQLELGKVEEAEQNCLRALQINPDFGEAHSNLGNVLAEKGAYTEAISHHRRAVDFSPGNAGVLNDLGNVLKDSQQFEEARDIYSQAIAIDPEDAKANYNLAMAHMTDGDLLEGFKGFEWRWKVAGMVENRDFPGEEWNGEPLDGRTILIHAEQGLGDSIQFCRYLPLLVASGAKVVFECQPALVDLVSNMGENITVFAHGETPPPYDLIHAPLLSLPRLLGTTLQTVPADHPYLQADATLSAGWEGRLSQYSGPKIGLIWRGGAAHLNDRNRSAPLALFDSCLNVPGVNFFSLQKDRPKEDNNLPERFIDLGKDFDSFSDTAAALKNLDLVISVDTAVAHLAGAVGSPVWTLLAYPSDWRWLVEREDTPWYPTMRLMRKEAGQDWQALLERVATDIKNMEWT
- a CDS encoding formate--tetrahydrofolate ligase, translating into MAKASNDQHSNPKSDIEIAQGATMLPITKVAADKLGIGHEHLEPYGQYKAKLSLDYIDSLNKKKDGKLILVTAISPTTAGEGKTTTTVGLGDGLNRIGKRAIMCLREPSLGPCFGMKGGAAGGGFAQVVPMEDINLHFTGDFHAIGAANNLLAAMIDNHVYWHENDKTLLDNRRITWRRAVDMNDRSLRDIVTSLGGVANGAPRQGGFDITVASEVMAILCLSKDLTDLQRRLGNIIVGYSRERKPVTAKDLKASGAMSALLKDAIKPNLVQTMENNPAFIHGGPFANIAHGCNTIMATQTALKLGEYVVTEAGFGADLGAEKFFDIKCRKAGLKPDLVVLVATIRALKMHGGVKKTDLKAENLEALEAGFVNLERHVSNISHFGMKTVVAINKFSSDTAAEVEMVKQKCAELGVEAVESDHWGNGGAGAEDLARAVVAKIEKAESNFHPLYPDEMTLWNKIRTIATSLYGAEDIIADKKIREQINGLQKDYGHFPICIAKTQYSFSTDPDLYGAPTGHAVPIREVRLSGGAEFLVVVCGDIMTMPGLPRVPAATNIHIDKDGLIAGLF
- a CDS encoding AsmA family protein, producing MSKAIKILSAIGVLLIALVIAGVAIIKSIDFNQYKGVIAEQAKAATGRDLTIAGDLDLSISLTPSISVDGVSFANAPWGSSPNMVSIKHFAAEMSLMPLLSGEIKINQVTLQGVELLAEKDKSGKANWDFGAPATKAPTAPSEGDVVLPVVNSVSIKDVTVTYKDAQAGQQYALKLDTVDLKSGGLSAPRDLMVKGNINNQAFSVDGQLGSIGAIGGGGMFPVKLDIAALKVAIGLEGKLGAPDGAPMADLKLSVSGGSLDETLAAAAALEPSLKGMDLPIKGAFKINSQLKLDGPTKISLADLDLSLGPLALTGRVAADLGGARPAVDVALKTDTLNLDELLPKSDKPAAPAPTKASDGRVFPGDPLPLDGLKAADAKVAFDAAKVIVQGMDITNVTLKLSLKNGRLSVDPLGAVVAGGRINANVLLDASRATAALKAKISGKQIDYGQILVQQGLGDMATGKVDVNVDVSGSGLSVRQLMAGLNGKTRVQVKDGRLESGALNIISTDMLNVFDSQDDKAIRCAVVQFNINKGMAGAHAIVFETGGISVIGSGSANLANETLKLRVDPRSKKANLATVAMVPVDISGTFAKPDWHVDMAGAAGNVVAGAARTGAAIATLGLSLLVEKVAKETVAQTDNTDYCTPALAGKKVVPGAMKTAEAPKSQSGSAPPPAPTEKKSDNPLESIGKSLGGLFGN
- a CDS encoding sorbosone dehydrogenase family protein produces the protein MGGKFLQRLIGGLFGLALISSTACAGTNDRLSEVRLPPGFSIEIFASAPGVRAITVSTELKTVFAGSTDHAVYGIPFAGEKAGKTLLLKAGLTVPHGVAWRDGYLYVGEQHRISRYRGDSLQALSKARPETIFDDLTDSGWHGRRDLAFGPDGKLYVSAGSPCNICMPEGNQGVIIRMNPDGSDPAIFARGIRNSVGMDFHPLSGALHFTDNGADQMGDDLPPEELNRAEKAGLHFGYPFFGGGDARTDEFSNQAPPASAVQPDLTFSAHVAPLGLHFYKGGMFPADMRGDAFVAHHGSWNRSIPDGYRVARVRFDEKGRAQSWEPFTEGLLAWGRPVDINELPDGSLLISDDRQGVIYRISYTP